The DNA sequence ttgttgTTACTTTGTAATAGAATGCAACATTTTTGGCAAGATTTCACGGATTGTGGAGAGTCACAACCTAACTCTAGGCCTATATATACATAGTGATAGACCTAAGTGAAGAGATCTCTCTTTTTGGCTGCACAAAACACTCacgttgaatttttttttttttttttgaagaaaagcgtACTTGTATTAGATGAGAAACTGTTAGACCTcgcggtcattacaaaatataatatCAGGCATAGAGGAAATTGGCAAAGAGCCAAACCTCTGATGGGAAAATGCCCAgttagccacattatgggctaTAAAATTACACTGTCTACGAACAAATTGAAAAGTACAACCAATAAAAGAGGTGGAGGTATTTTTACAAAAAGAGACATAGTAATCAAGCTCCCAACAGGACTCCTTCCCATTAAGAGCGTTGATCACCACCCTCGAGTCACTCTCCACAATAAGGAACTCAATACCACGAGTTTTAGCCTCCTCTATAGCCAAACAGCAAGCCGCCGCTTCCCCACAGAGAGCATTAGAAAAATCCAGTCTTTTTGTAGAAACCCAGACCACCTTGCCGACGTGATCCCTTGCAACCACAGCAGCGCACATGCTATCCATCCCCACTCTAACGTCGCAGTTGAGCTTCAACCAATCCTGTGGGGGTGGACTCCAAGATTCCGTCAGGCAGCGGGTTGGACAAGGGAGCAAGTAAGCATgatgatctgcaaaagaaaaacGAACAGAGTCTATACATTTAAAGATATCCACCGGACTACTATTGTGTACCTTTTCATTCCGGGTCCGCCAGATTGTGTCAATGATGAGCGAAGCATATAAAAAGGTCTCCTGCTCATTAATTCCTTTGTTTTTGAGATCCCATAAGAACTTAACCCAATCCCACATTCTTATACCAGCATCACAGATAGGGAAGATACCCCAAGGAGAGGACCGCCATAGGTGAAAGGCAACATTACAAGAGAGAAATAAATGCTCCATAGTTTCACTTTCTGTTCCGCACAGGGGGCAACTCTCATCCTCAATAGGAAA is a window from the Cannabis sativa cultivar Pink pepper isolate KNU-18-1 chromosome 1, ASM2916894v1, whole genome shotgun sequence genome containing:
- the LOC133035713 gene encoding uncharacterized protein LOC133035713 codes for the protein MEHLFLSCNVAFHLWRSSPWGIFPICDAGIRMWDWVKFLWDLKNKGINEQETFLYASLIIDTIWRTRNEKVHNSSPVDIFKCIDSVRFSFADHHAYLLPCPTRCLTESWSPPPQDWLKLNCDVRVGMDSMCAAVVARDHVGKVVWVSTKRLDFSNALCGEAAACCLAIEEAKTRGIEFLIVESDSRVVINALNGKESCWELDYYVSFCKNTSTSFIGCTFQFVRRQCNFIAHNVANWAFSHQRFGSLPISSMPDIIFCNDREV